CTTTGAAAGCTTCCAGTACCTCTTTATCCCGGAACTTTTCAGCCTGAAGGTCCAGCAGAGAGGAGATTACCTGCAAATTATTCTTGATTCTATGATGGATTTCTTTTTTTCTGGCTTCTTCGCTTCTTGCCAGGGCTTCTTCTGCCTTTTTTTTCTCGGTGATATCGAGAACAAAGGCTATGCCTTCATTGCGTGCCTGATCGAAGGTAGCTACTCCAAGGATGATGGGTACGCGCGAGCCGTCTTTGCGGATGTACTCCTTCTCAAAGGGCGTGGCCACGCCTGTGGCTCTTAGTTCCGCGATAGCGTGCTCGTCCAGGAGACGATATTCCGGCGGGGTCATCTTATCCCAGTTAATCCGCCCTGCCTGTAAGTCCTCACGTGTGTAACCTATTATCTCCAGAAACTTGTCGTTGGCGCCGGTAATTGAACCGTTCAGCTTATAGTAATGCATGCCGAACAGACCTGATTCGTAAAACCTGCGCAGACGCGCCTCACTTTCCCGTAGCGTCTCTTCCGCCCGCTCTTGCTCAGTAATATCTCTGGCAATGGCTGAGATAGCCATAAGCTCTCCGGATGCATCAAAAATCGGAGAAAGAGTTACTGAAACATTTATTATCGTACCGTCCTTTTTTAACCGCAAAGTTTCATAGCTCTGGATTTTTTTGCCCTGTTTAATCTTTTCAGAAAACCGTTTTATTTCCCCTTTGAGATTATCCGGTTCGACTATTGATATGTTTTTTCCCAGAATTTCTTCGGCCGAATAACCGTAAACCTGTTCTGCCCCTTTATTCCAGCTGGTGACAATACCTTCAAGAGATTCGGTAAGAATAGCATCATTTGATGATTCTACAGCATTTACCAGGATCTGAATTTTCTCTTCTGCTTTTTTGCGTTCGGTGATATCCTGAACTATTCCCCTCATTCTAACAGGAACATTTTCCTCATCAAAAATAATTCTGGATTGCATATGGATTGTGTGTATTTCTCCATTAGCCAGGACAATCCTGTAATCAATATTGCAAGGTTTTCCTCTACTTAATGACTCTTTAAGGGCATTATCAACATAGTCCCGATCATCGGGATGCGTGTAATTTAAATATTCATTGTAAGCTGGTGCTGACTCTTCAGGATTACGTCCAAAAATACGATACATTTCCTCAGACCAGTAAGCTTTATCATTTGCAACGTCCCAATCCCAATTTCCGACGTGGGCCATTTTTTGAGCTTCAGCAAAACTTTGCTCACTTTCTTTCAACGACTCATAAGCCTTCTCAAGCTGAATTGTTC
The genomic region above belongs to Methanosarcina horonobensis HB-1 = JCM 15518 and contains:
- a CDS encoding PAS domain S-box protein, coding for MKAKMEQFPAANPNPVLRVEKDGTLLYSNEAGEPLLHEWGARVGKKLPSCIGDLVKRVICRNSPEKMEVKAGTRVYLVSFHPLPEDESVNIYGFDISDRKELEEKLRESEEKYRNIVEIANEGIWILDTKARTTYVNEKMAEMLGYSQDEMVGRSPCNFVDEEFEFILKLNLEKRKQGINQVYELKLTCKDSSLLWALISTKAIFNKDGKFAGSLSVLTDITERKEAEEALKKARDSLEEKIKERTIQLEKAYESLKESEQSFAEAQKMAHVGNWDWDVANDKAYWSEEMYRIFGRNPEESAPAYNEYLNYTHPDDRDYVDNALKESLSRGKPCNIDYRIVLANGEIHTIHMQSRIIFDEENVPVRMRGIVQDITERKKAEEKIQILVNAVESSNDAILTESLEGIVTSWNKGAEQVYGYSAEEILGKNISIVEPDNLKGEIKRFSEKIKQGKKIQSYETLRLKKDGTIINVSVTLSPIFDASGELMAISAIARDITEQERAEETLRESEARLRRFYESGLFGMHYYKLNGSITGANDKFLEIIGYTREDLQAGRINWDKMTPPEYRLLDEHAIAELRATGVATPFEKEYIRKDGSRVPIILGVATFDQARNEGIAFVLDITEKKKAEEALARSEEARKKEIHHRIKNNLQVISSLLDLQAEKFRDKEVLEAFKESKNRVFSMSLIHEELYKGEGTDKLDFSAYLQKLAKSLFQTYSLSSKSIRLCMDLEENAFFNMDVAIPLGIVVNELVSNSLKYAFHGRNGGEIRIQLYKEKIRKSKGSGTGNKNQGLKKTGFILKVSDDGIGIPESFDLENPDTLGMQLITTLVEQLDGELELNRKNGTKFTIRFAV